The Streptococcus sanguinis genomic sequence ACTTGGATCGTGGCGATTTGTCTGTTGAGCTTATGGGACGTGGTTTTGCCTGGTTGGATACGGGTACCCACGAAAGTCTCTTAGAGGCAGCTCAATATATCGAAACGGTTCAGCGTATGCAGAACGTTCAGGTGGCAAATCTGGAAGAAATTGCCTATCGTATGGGCTATATCACTAAAGAGCAAGTGCATGAATTGGCGCAGCCATTGAAAAAGAATGAATATGGCCACTATCTCTTGCGCTTGATTGGAGAAGAATAAGAAGATGACGGAACAATTTTTTGATAAGGAATTAGCAGCGCGTGAGGTTTCTGGAATCCCTGGAATGCTTGAGTTTGATATTCCTGTACGCGGGGACAACCGAGGCTGGTTTAAGGAGAATTTCCAAAAGGAAAAAATGCTGCCGCTAGGCTTTCCTGAAAGCTTCTTTGCAGAAGGAAAACTGCAAAATAATGTCAGCTTTTCTCGCAAAAATGTCCTGCGTGGTCTTCATGCTGAACCATGGGACAAGTACATCTCTGTTGCAGATGGTGGTAAGGTGCTGGGAACTTGGGTAGACCTGCGTGAAGGTGAGACTTTTGGCAATACCTACCAGACAGTAATTGATGCCAGCAAGGGGATTTTTGTGCCACGTGGCGTCGCAAACGGCTTCCAAGTCCTTTCTGACACGGTTTCTTATAGCTATCTGGTGAATGACTACTGGGCTTTGGAACTCAAACCTAAGTATGCCTTTGTCAACTATGCAGACCCAGCTTTAGGCATCCAGTGGGAAAACTTAGAAGCAGCAGAAGTCTCAGAAGCGGATAAAAACCACCCGTTGCTTAAAGATGTTAAACCTTTGAGTAAAGAGGATTTGTAATATGCTTGGTGGTGAATTTTTAAATAAGAGAGAAAACAAGAAATGGATGTTGAATTTACTTTTATCAGTAACATTGCTCTCTTTAAACCAAGTATTCTCATCATTGAGTAAGAATACCTATGAAGTTTCAGTATTGGAAATTTTTAAAATTTCTAGTACATCTGCTATTATAATGTTTATGGGACTCTTTACCAGTGAAGAGAACTTTGACATATGGATTGGTGGAATTAAGAGTTGGTCTAGATTAAGGAAAATAATTTGGCTTGTTGCACTAATAACTTTATCTTTATTAAACTACTTTATTTTTGATAAATTCTTAGTACCAAGTCTTAATACCGTTGATTTATTTATCTATGAATCAGGTTTGTTACGTAATGCATATATTCTACTAGTAAATATCCCTCAATATTTAATGTTATTATGGAATGGCTTGATTTTGTGGATTGAAATAGCTTCATCTTCATTATTTATATCCTTACCTATTAACTTTATTATTGCTTTTTCCTATGACTGGATTGAGAAAAACTTCCTTAATATTGATAATGACTGACTGATATTTAAGTATTACTAAGTACTTGTTCTATAAAAAACGAAGGAATAGAAAGAATTTTATGACAGAATATAAAAACATTATCGTTACCGGTGGCGCTGGTTTCATCGGTTCTAACTTTGTCCACTATGTTTACAATAACTTTCCAGATGTCCATGTGACAGTGCTGGACAAGCTGACTTACGCGGGTAATCGTGCCAATATTGAAGAAATTTTAGGCGACCGCGTTGAGTTGGTTGTTGGAGATATTGCTGATGCAGCCTTGGTAGATAAGCTGGCTTCCGAAGCTGATGCTATCGTTCACTATGCAGCAGAAAGCCACAATGATAACTCGCTCAATGATCCGAGTCCGTTTATCCACACCAATTTCATCGGAACTTACACACTCTTGGAAGCAGCACGTAAATACGACATTCGTTTCCACCATGTATCAACTGACGAAGTTTATGGTGACCTGCCTCTGCGTGAAGATCTGCCAGGTCATGGAGAAGGTCCAGGTGAGAAATTTACGGCTGAAACCAAGTATAATCCAAGCTCGCCTTACTCATCAACCAAGGCAGCTTCAGACTTGATTGTCAAAGCTTGGGTGCGCTCATTTGGCGTGAAAGCGACGATTTCTAACTGTTCAAACAACTATGGTCCTTACCAGCACATCGAGAAGTTCATTCCGCGCCAGATTACCAATATCCTGAGCGGTATCAAGCCAAAACTCTATGGTGAAGGCAAGAATGTCCGTGACTGGATTCATACCAATGACCATTCATCAGGTGTTTGGACGATTCTGACCAAGGGACAAATCGGCGAAACTTATTTGATTGGTGCTGATGGTGAGAAGAATAATAAGGAAGTTCTGGAGCTGATTCTAAAGGAAATGGGACAGCCGGCTGATGCTTATGACCATGTGACAGATCGTGCCGGCCACGACCTCCGCTATGCCATTGATGCCAGCAAGCTCCGCGATGAGCTAGGATGGAAGCCAGAGTTCACCAACTTTGAAGCGGGTCTCAAAGAGACGATCAAGTGGTACACGGACAACCAAGACTGGTGGAAATCTGAAAAAGAAGCAGTCGAAGCCAACTATGCTAAGACTCAGGAAGTAATTAAGTAAGAATAGGCTATCTATGATGAGCCTTGTAAA encodes the following:
- the rfbB gene encoding dTDP-glucose 4,6-dehydratase, which translates into the protein MTEYKNIIVTGGAGFIGSNFVHYVYNNFPDVHVTVLDKLTYAGNRANIEEILGDRVELVVGDIADAALVDKLASEADAIVHYAAESHNDNSLNDPSPFIHTNFIGTYTLLEAARKYDIRFHHVSTDEVYGDLPLREDLPGHGEGPGEKFTAETKYNPSSPYSSTKAASDLIVKAWVRSFGVKATISNCSNNYGPYQHIEKFIPRQITNILSGIKPKLYGEGKNVRDWIHTNDHSSGVWTILTKGQIGETYLIGADGEKNNKEVLELILKEMGQPADAYDHVTDRAGHDLRYAIDASKLRDELGWKPEFTNFEAGLKETIKWYTDNQDWWKSEKEAVEANYAKTQEVIK
- a CDS encoding dTDP-4-dehydrorhamnose 3,5-epimerase family protein — its product is MTEQFFDKELAAREVSGIPGMLEFDIPVRGDNRGWFKENFQKEKMLPLGFPESFFAEGKLQNNVSFSRKNVLRGLHAEPWDKYISVADGGKVLGTWVDLREGETFGNTYQTVIDASKGIFVPRGVANGFQVLSDTVSYSYLVNDYWALELKPKYAFVNYADPALGIQWENLEAAEVSEADKNHPLLKDVKPLSKEDL